A region of Jonquetella anthropi DSM 22815 DNA encodes the following proteins:
- the glmM gene encoding phosphoglucosamine mutase, which translates to MEKTDGSQRVRCLFGTDGVRDVANRGSMTPEMALRLGRAYVLFLTERGEPRPKIVVGRDTRRSGLMLENALTAGMTSAGAEVVRLGVLPTPAVSLAVAAFGAQGGGIISASHNPPEYNGIKFLNGAGQKLRDSDELAIEDYLGDELIDDWRPTGASVGEILSDNSFAVEYAEHSLSVLAGDDLSNMKIVFDCANGAQSVVMEPFLRRLKCRALIIGHKPNGLNINEKSGVMHLETLKNAVKESGFDLGIAFDGDADRVLMVDRLGRVIDGDVILWVLGTWLKREDLLGSGVVATVMSNGALERQLSKEDIQVFRCAVGDRYVLDMMRSTASRLGGEQSGHVIVDAFTKTGDGLCTAMAFLRACREMGWQTTGLSDEFHPFPQRLVNICVADRDRAMESPAVKSAVDQANRDLGTSGRVLLRASGTEPLIRLLVECDDPDQLLQTSQVLEKLIREA; encoded by the coding sequence ATGGAAAAAACTGACGGCAGCCAGAGAGTTCGTTGCCTTTTTGGCACTGACGGCGTGAGGGATGTGGCCAACCGAGGATCAATGACGCCGGAAATGGCGTTGAGGCTGGGACGGGCCTATGTGCTTTTTCTGACCGAGCGGGGAGAGCCCCGTCCAAAGATTGTCGTCGGGCGGGACACCCGCCGTTCTGGTTTGATGCTTGAAAACGCTCTGACGGCCGGCATGACGTCGGCAGGGGCAGAGGTCGTTCGTTTGGGAGTCCTTCCGACGCCGGCGGTCAGCTTGGCGGTTGCGGCTTTCGGCGCTCAGGGCGGTGGCATTATCAGCGCGTCCCATAACCCGCCGGAGTACAACGGGATTAAGTTCCTCAACGGAGCCGGACAGAAGCTTCGCGACAGCGACGAGCTGGCAATCGAAGATTACTTGGGCGACGAGCTGATCGACGACTGGCGCCCGACCGGCGCGTCGGTAGGAGAAATTCTTTCTGACAACAGTTTTGCCGTCGAGTATGCCGAGCACAGTTTGTCCGTTTTGGCCGGCGACGACTTGTCCAACATGAAGATCGTCTTCGACTGCGCTAACGGCGCTCAGTCAGTCGTCATGGAGCCGTTTCTGCGCCGGCTGAAATGCCGCGCATTGATCATTGGCCACAAACCCAACGGGTTGAACATCAACGAAAAGTCCGGCGTCATGCACCTGGAGACGCTGAAAAACGCGGTCAAAGAGTCGGGGTTCGATTTGGGAATAGCCTTCGACGGCGACGCCGACCGAGTGCTGATGGTAGACCGGCTGGGCCGGGTGATCGACGGGGACGTCATTCTCTGGGTTTTGGGCACGTGGCTGAAGCGAGAAGACCTGTTGGGAAGCGGGGTCGTTGCGACGGTCATGAGCAACGGGGCGCTGGAACGCCAACTGTCAAAAGAGGATATTCAGGTGTTCCGCTGCGCCGTCGGCGACCGGTACGTTCTGGACATGATGCGGAGCACCGCATCCCGCCTAGGCGGAGAGCAGTCCGGGCACGTCATTGTTGACGCGTTCACCAAAACTGGCGACGGGCTCTGCACTGCCATGGCGTTTCTGAGGGCCTGTCGGGAGATGGGTTGGCAGACGACCGGTCTGTCGGATGAGTTCCACCCGTTCCCTCAGAGGCTCGTGAACATCTGCGTGGCGGACCGGGATCGCGCGATGGAGAGCCCGGCCGTGAAATCGGCGGTCGATCAGGCTAATCGGGATCTGGGAACGTCGGGACGGGTTCTGCTTCGGGCGTCGGGGACAGAGCCGCTCATCCGCTTGCTGGTGGAGTGCGACGACCCAGACCAGCTTCTTCAGACGTCTCAGGTGTTGGAAAAGCTGATTCGCGAGGCATAG
- a CDS encoding alpha/beta hydrolase family protein — protein MVSSPIFLSLAALSVLLASPLTAAPAADQSVPPRLPVEDFFRQPEKTAFRLSPNGKMYSWLEPWKDRFNVMVAPVDGSQPARRVTAATERDIRSYGWVNDETIVYAQDFGGDENYHLYVTPADGSSAPKDLTPFKGVRASVLDDLEDDPEHILILMNKENPEVFDAYRANVKTGELTRLTDNPGNVVGWGTDNDGHIRLAYVSDGLTSRVLYRENESEKFREIFSSDFKDSIEPVGFTGDNKKIYLLSNLGHDYSALYLYDPQTKKQDLICSFTDRDVSGILWSQARRTLLGVSWYTDRSGRLYFDEEARDFYEALKARFPGMEVGITDTSKNERRIIVVETSDKVPGRLYYYDKDKPGEFKLLADLYPWLKEEHMASMKPISFTARDGLTIHGYLTLPLGRPAKNLPVVVNPHGGPEARDTWGYDPEVQLLANRGMAVLQVNYRVSTGYGKAFWKAGFKQWGQKQQDDITDGVKWLISEGIADPKRIGIYGGSYGGYATLMGLIKTPELYRCGVDYVGVANLFTLFKSIPSYWRPMLTVMKETIGDPKKDKVMFQQYSPVYHADKINVPLFIAQGTNDPRVVKDQSDQMVKAMKARGIEVEYLVKNNEGHGFSNVENRLDFYRQMSDFLERHLTKR, from the coding sequence ATGGTAAGCTCCCCTATTTTCCTCAGCCTAGCGGCCCTGTCGGTCCTCTTGGCGTCACCCCTGACGGCAGCCCCCGCGGCCGACCAGTCTGTTCCGCCGCGTCTCCCGGTGGAGGACTTCTTCCGGCAGCCGGAAAAAACCGCTTTTCGTCTTTCCCCGAACGGGAAGATGTACTCGTGGCTTGAACCGTGGAAGGATCGGTTCAACGTGATGGTCGCACCGGTGGACGGCTCCCAACCGGCCCGACGGGTTACCGCGGCGACCGAGCGGGATATCCGTTCGTACGGCTGGGTGAACGACGAGACGATCGTCTACGCTCAGGACTTCGGCGGCGACGAGAACTACCACCTGTACGTGACGCCGGCTGACGGGTCTTCCGCCCCGAAGGATCTGACGCCATTCAAGGGGGTCAGGGCGAGCGTTCTGGACGACCTTGAAGACGACCCGGAACACATTCTGATCCTGATGAACAAGGAGAACCCGGAAGTCTTTGACGCCTACCGGGCGAACGTGAAGACCGGCGAGCTGACCCGTCTGACCGACAACCCGGGCAACGTGGTCGGCTGGGGGACGGACAATGATGGGCATATCCGTCTGGCCTACGTGAGCGACGGGCTGACGAGCCGGGTGTTGTACCGGGAGAACGAATCGGAGAAGTTCCGGGAGATTTTCTCTTCTGACTTCAAGGATTCTATCGAGCCTGTCGGCTTCACCGGCGACAACAAGAAAATCTACCTGCTTTCCAACTTGGGGCACGATTACTCGGCTCTCTACCTGTACGACCCCCAAACGAAGAAGCAGGACCTGATCTGTTCGTTCACTGACCGGGACGTGTCCGGTATTCTCTGGTCGCAGGCTCGGCGCACCCTTCTGGGCGTGAGCTGGTACACCGATCGAAGCGGCCGGCTGTACTTCGACGAGGAGGCCCGCGACTTTTACGAGGCCCTGAAAGCCCGTTTCCCCGGCATGGAAGTGGGCATTACCGACACGTCTAAAAACGAACGGCGGATCATCGTCGTCGAGACGAGCGACAAGGTTCCCGGCCGGCTCTACTACTACGACAAGGACAAGCCGGGCGAGTTCAAGCTGTTGGCTGACCTTTATCCTTGGCTGAAAGAAGAGCACATGGCGTCGATGAAGCCGATCAGCTTCACCGCCAGAGACGGGCTGACGATTCACGGCTATCTGACGCTGCCCCTCGGGCGGCCGGCCAAAAACCTGCCCGTTGTGGTCAACCCTCACGGCGGGCCGGAGGCTCGGGATACGTGGGGGTACGACCCGGAGGTTCAGCTGCTGGCTAACCGGGGGATGGCGGTGCTTCAGGTCAACTACCGGGTGTCGACCGGTTACGGGAAGGCGTTCTGGAAGGCGGGCTTCAAGCAGTGGGGCCAGAAACAGCAGGACGATATCACCGACGGAGTGAAGTGGCTGATCAGCGAGGGCATCGCTGACCCGAAACGAATCGGCATTTACGGCGGCAGTTACGGCGGGTATGCCACGCTGATGGGCCTGATCAAGACGCCTGAGCTCTACCGGTGCGGGGTCGACTACGTGGGCGTGGCCAACCTGTTCACGCTGTTCAAGTCAATTCCCAGCTACTGGCGGCCGATGCTGACCGTGATGAAGGAGACGATCGGCGACCCGAAAAAGGACAAGGTGATGTTCCAGCAGTATTCGCCGGTCTACCACGCCGATAAAATCAACGTACCCCTTTTCATCGCCCAGGGCACCAACGACCCGCGGGTCGTGAAGGACCAAAGCGATCAGATGGTTAAGGCCATGAAGGCCCGAGGGATTGAGGTGGAATATCTCGTCAAGAACAACGAAGGCCACGGCTTTTCCAACGTGGAAAACCGGCTGGACTTCTACCGGCAGATGTCCGACTTCTTGGAGCGCCACCTGACGAAACGCTGA
- a CDS encoding YbbR-like domain-containing protein gives MIRLNVNLNKILESKIFLQVFSLMVASVLWFFVVGGRDESVIKEFDVRLEFSNPPSNLLVTPSVRTVVVTVKGERRAVAAMKPDSIVTDVDLAGLKAGQVQLPVRVSGPARIEIVSVSPTSVKIDLSQLLERQVLVRVETPKDMPEGYTLRDQTVEPERVTVRGRQNEIGALTHVVVRPTLAQLEAGGPWNLTVQLPRGFWGNLDAVPATVKVFGKFQKGLPELPAAVKLDTTGELPENLMIKNVEISPPTVSVTGTEGFTGKVPDLHTEPLNLDGLTETTSVKLRVVPPASPFQLVGEKSVQVSVTIGPRQEEKVFESVPLEIRQEGTSPFDGWIADPDRVTVRVQFEQNKSSDVTLEKLKALAYVDVTNVVTRNIRVPVRLEYDSSIPGISSVTVEPATVRVIAKD, from the coding sequence ATGATCAGACTGAACGTGAACCTGAACAAGATTCTGGAGTCGAAAATCTTTCTGCAGGTTTTTTCCCTGATGGTGGCGTCTGTCCTGTGGTTTTTCGTCGTCGGAGGGCGAGACGAGTCGGTCATCAAGGAGTTTGACGTCCGACTGGAGTTTTCAAACCCGCCGTCGAATTTGCTGGTAACGCCGTCTGTCCGAACAGTCGTGGTGACCGTCAAGGGCGAACGGCGAGCCGTCGCAGCCATGAAGCCGGACTCGATAGTGACCGACGTCGACTTGGCGGGCTTGAAGGCCGGACAGGTGCAGCTGCCGGTCCGAGTTTCCGGCCCGGCAAGAATTGAGATCGTGTCGGTCTCTCCCACGTCGGTAAAAATTGACCTGTCGCAGCTGCTTGAGCGTCAGGTACTTGTTCGCGTCGAGACGCCAAAGGACATGCCGGAAGGGTACACGCTCCGGGATCAGACGGTTGAGCCGGAGAGGGTAACCGTTCGGGGCCGGCAGAACGAAATCGGCGCTCTGACCCACGTGGTTGTGCGGCCGACTCTCGCTCAGCTGGAAGCTGGCGGGCCGTGGAACCTGACCGTTCAGTTGCCGCGCGGTTTTTGGGGCAATTTGGACGCTGTACCTGCAACGGTTAAAGTCTTCGGAAAGTTCCAAAAGGGACTGCCTGAACTGCCGGCGGCGGTTAAGCTGGACACGACCGGCGAGCTGCCGGAGAACCTGATGATCAAGAACGTCGAAATATCCCCGCCAACGGTATCAGTCACTGGGACGGAGGGCTTTACTGGGAAAGTTCCTGACCTTCATACCGAGCCGCTGAACTTGGACGGGCTGACAGAAACTACATCAGTCAAGCTGCGCGTTGTACCCCCGGCGAGTCCGTTCCAGCTGGTCGGAGAAAAAAGCGTTCAAGTGTCGGTCACAATTGGGCCGAGACAGGAAGAAAAGGTTTTTGAAAGCGTCCCGCTTGAAATCAGGCAGGAAGGGACGTCGCCGTTTGACGGCTGGATCGCTGACCCGGACAGGGTGACGGTTCGCGTGCAGTTTGAGCAGAATAAATCCTCTGACGTGACGTTGGAGAAGCTGAAGGCTCTGGCCTATGTGGACGTGACGAACGTGGTCACGCGGAATATTCGGGTGCCGGTGCGCCTCGAGTACGATTCAAGCATTCCCGGGATCTCGTCCGTGACTGTGGAGCCGGCGACGGTTCGTGTTATAGCGAAGGATTAG
- the glmS gene encoding glutamine--fructose-6-phosphate transaminase (isomerizing) gives MCGIVGYTGHKQAVPLVLLGLERLEYRGYDSAGIACLESGKIRVTKTVGKVAQLKDRLHEAGAFDCHCAMGHTRWATHGGVTEVNAHPHMDAAGKVAIIHNGIVENYVALKAQLKESGVECVSDTDTEVVAQTLGRLYAGDPLKALGELFGRLEGAFALVIMFADRPGEIYCARKGAPLVVALGDGETLCASDVPALAEYADKVVFLEEGELCRLTPSGAEFWNLEGEPHSRTPQALDVSPSMIDKAGYAHFMLKEIYEQSAVVRNVLEGRLTPEGLVLDGLLSLTPEQAKELRALQFVACGSSCYAATVAQRILERYLSVPMTVDVASEYRSRPDRTNTKTLAVFVSQSGETSDTLAALKVAKSRGHYAVAVTNQVNSSIAREAADVIDLRAGIEVGVAATKTFTSQVITLVLMGFALARLRGDLSQDDLKCFVVELSRLPWKMDQTLARCGDISSVAERFSFARDFLFLGRGVSFPVAMEGALKLKEISYVHAEAFAAGEMKHGPIALLDETVPSVVVAPGDELLAKTLSNMQECIARKSPVILVTTDGASVDGRPVQPDAADVVIFVPEVSADFSPLLTLLPLQLFAYHSALIRGRNIDQPRNLAKSVTVE, from the coding sequence ATGTGCGGAATTGTAGGGTACACCGGCCACAAGCAGGCTGTTCCTTTGGTACTGCTTGGGCTGGAGCGCCTGGAGTACCGCGGTTATGATTCGGCAGGCATCGCCTGCCTTGAGAGCGGAAAAATTCGCGTGACAAAAACTGTCGGCAAGGTAGCTCAGCTGAAAGACCGCCTTCACGAAGCCGGCGCGTTCGACTGTCACTGTGCCATGGGGCACACCCGGTGGGCGACGCACGGCGGCGTGACGGAAGTCAACGCCCATCCCCATATGGACGCCGCCGGCAAAGTGGCGATCATCCACAACGGAATCGTTGAAAACTACGTCGCGCTGAAAGCCCAGCTGAAAGAAAGCGGGGTGGAGTGCGTCTCCGACACGGACACGGAAGTGGTCGCTCAGACCCTTGGCAGGCTGTACGCGGGCGACCCGTTGAAAGCCTTGGGCGAGCTGTTCGGCCGTCTCGAAGGCGCGTTCGCGCTGGTCATCATGTTCGCCGACAGGCCCGGCGAGATTTACTGCGCCAGAAAAGGCGCGCCGCTCGTGGTAGCGTTGGGCGACGGAGAGACGCTCTGCGCGTCCGACGTTCCCGCCTTGGCCGAGTACGCCGACAAGGTCGTTTTCCTCGAAGAGGGAGAGCTGTGTCGGCTGACTCCGAGCGGAGCCGAGTTCTGGAATCTGGAAGGCGAGCCGCACAGCAGGACGCCTCAGGCTCTTGACGTGTCCCCGTCGATGATTGACAAGGCGGGGTACGCCCACTTTATGCTGAAGGAAATTTACGAGCAGAGCGCCGTCGTCCGCAACGTCCTTGAAGGGCGGCTGACGCCGGAAGGTCTCGTCCTAGACGGGCTGCTGTCCCTGACGCCCGAACAGGCCAAGGAGCTGCGAGCCCTCCAGTTTGTCGCCTGCGGTTCGTCATGCTACGCGGCAACGGTCGCCCAGCGGATTCTCGAACGGTATCTGTCCGTGCCGATGACCGTCGACGTGGCGTCCGAGTACCGGTCAAGACCTGACCGAACGAACACGAAAACGCTGGCCGTCTTCGTCTCCCAGTCTGGCGAGACCAGCGACACGTTGGCTGCCCTCAAAGTTGCTAAATCCCGAGGCCATTATGCCGTCGCCGTGACGAATCAGGTGAACTCGTCCATCGCCCGGGAAGCAGCCGACGTCATCGACCTTCGGGCTGGCATCGAAGTCGGCGTCGCGGCCACGAAGACGTTCACGTCTCAGGTGATTACCCTCGTGCTGATGGGGTTTGCCCTCGCCCGTCTGCGCGGAGACCTGAGCCAGGACGACCTGAAGTGCTTTGTCGTCGAGCTGTCCCGCCTGCCGTGGAAGATGGACCAGACCCTTGCTCGGTGCGGTGATATTTCCAGCGTCGCCGAACGGTTCAGCTTCGCCCGGGACTTCCTGTTTTTAGGGCGGGGCGTCTCGTTCCCCGTGGCGATGGAAGGAGCGCTTAAGCTCAAGGAGATTTCCTACGTTCACGCCGAGGCGTTTGCCGCCGGCGAGATGAAGCACGGGCCGATCGCCCTGCTTGACGAGACCGTGCCCTCGGTTGTCGTCGCCCCCGGCGACGAGCTCTTGGCGAAGACCCTCTCCAACATGCAGGAGTGCATCGCCAGAAAGTCACCGGTAATCCTGGTTACCACCGACGGCGCGTCGGTCGACGGCCGGCCGGTTCAGCCAGACGCGGCAGACGTGGTGATCTTCGTGCCCGAAGTGAGCGCCGATTTCTCGCCGCTTTTGACCCTGCTGCCGCTTCAGCTGTTCGCGTACCACTCGGCGCTGATCCGCGGCCGGAACATCGACCAGCCCCGCAACTTGGCCAAGAGCGTCACAGTCGAGTAA